The following coding sequences lie in one Burkholderia cepacia genomic window:
- a CDS encoding Rieske 2Fe-2S domain-containing protein produces the protein MLSHEDNEMLCRVGPGTPGGALMRRYWHPVCTSVQLPEPDCAPLRVRLLGEQYVAFRDSNGEVGLLEELCMHRGASLALGRVEEGGIRCLYHGWKFSVSGAVLETPNHADPKYAARMKAPAFPVREAGGIVWAYVGPKELEPAFSRYAFMDAAPDHRVVLRINVACNYLQLVEGGEDSSHVGVLHTNMARPGWKDDSFTRNPDVVNPAALASNDLEPSLKIEDTAFGFHYVALRKTGEPGVRNARVVPFIVPYGRIIPAPAFLFTVLEVPEDDMHTSTYIVVHGDLPVTEDKIIELLGLDDPKYYDRKNCTFNASWADSFGQSRALMQENWTGLRGVEVEDATIGLSQGPLYDRSREHLVPADQAVVRVRRALLAAVKRVMNNEQPPALGLDLRGVSACDRPLADDAAWQDLLPAHRDTTEAVEA, from the coding sequence ATGTTGAGCCACGAAGATAACGAGATGTTGTGCCGTGTCGGCCCGGGCACGCCCGGTGGCGCATTGATGCGGCGCTACTGGCACCCGGTGTGCACGTCCGTGCAACTGCCGGAGCCGGACTGCGCGCCGCTGCGCGTGCGACTGCTCGGCGAGCAGTACGTCGCATTCCGCGATTCGAACGGCGAGGTCGGCCTGCTCGAGGAGCTGTGCATGCATCGCGGCGCGTCGCTCGCGCTTGGCCGCGTCGAGGAAGGCGGCATTCGCTGCCTGTATCACGGCTGGAAGTTCAGCGTGTCCGGTGCCGTGCTGGAGACGCCGAACCATGCGGACCCGAAGTACGCCGCGCGGATGAAGGCGCCCGCGTTCCCGGTGCGCGAAGCCGGCGGCATCGTGTGGGCGTATGTCGGCCCGAAGGAGCTCGAACCCGCGTTCTCGCGCTATGCGTTCATGGATGCGGCGCCGGACCATCGCGTCGTGCTGCGCATCAACGTCGCGTGCAACTACCTGCAGCTGGTCGAAGGCGGCGAGGACAGCTCACACGTCGGCGTGCTGCATACCAACATGGCGCGGCCGGGCTGGAAGGACGATTCGTTCACGCGCAATCCGGACGTCGTGAATCCGGCCGCGCTCGCGTCGAACGACCTCGAACCGTCGCTGAAGATCGAGGACACGGCGTTCGGTTTTCACTATGTTGCGCTGCGCAAGACCGGCGAGCCCGGTGTGCGCAACGCGCGCGTCGTGCCGTTCATCGTGCCGTACGGCCGCATCATTCCCGCGCCGGCGTTCCTGTTCACCGTGCTCGAGGTGCCGGAAGACGACATGCACACGAGCACCTATATCGTCGTGCACGGCGACTTGCCGGTCACCGAGGACAAGATCATCGAGCTGCTGGGCCTGGACGATCCGAAGTACTACGATCGCAAGAACTGCACGTTCAACGCGAGCTGGGCCGATTCGTTCGGCCAGAGCCGCGCGCTGATGCAGGAAAACTGGACCGGCCTGCGCGGCGTCGAAGTCGAGGATGCGACGATCGGGCTGTCCCAGGGGCCGCTGTACGACCGCTCGCGCGAGCATCTGGTGCCCGCCGACCAGGCCGTCGTGCGCGTGCGCCGCGCACTGCTGGCAGCAGTCAAGCGCGTGATGAACAACGAGCAGCCGCCCGCGCTCGGGCTCGATCTGCGCGGCGTCAGCGCATGTGACCGGCCGCTCGCGGACGATGCGGCCTGGCAGGATTTGCTGCCCGCGCATCGCGATACCACCGAAGCCGTCGAAGCCTGA
- a CDS encoding PDR/VanB family oxidoreductase: MEQNTPSSNTLLPVVVSAKTWLADGIVGYELTPLSDDRLPDFEAGAHIDVHLPGGLVRQYSLYELPAERSRYRIGVLRDPQSRGGSTRLHDDVRAGDTLSISAPRNHFALHRGPERSLLFAGGIGITPILCMAQQLAREHRPFDLHYCGRSLSRMAFVEHVQQLSSTDDPHARVQIHVDDGPDGQHLDAHAAIGAPSADKHLYVCGPTGFMDHVLQTARALGWDDAHLHREYFAGPPVEPSDEDGPFEIEIRSSGEVIQVGAGQTAAHALLDAGFNLPLSCEQGVCGTCMTKVLAGKPDHRDLYLTDDEKARNDSFMPCCSRAKTARLVLDL, encoded by the coding sequence ATGGAACAGAACACTCCATCGTCTAACACACTGCTGCCAGTCGTCGTATCCGCGAAGACGTGGCTCGCCGACGGCATCGTCGGCTACGAACTCACGCCGCTGTCGGACGACCGCCTGCCCGACTTCGAAGCCGGTGCGCATATCGACGTACACCTGCCCGGCGGGCTCGTGCGCCAGTACTCGTTGTACGAGCTGCCCGCCGAACGGTCGCGCTACCGCATCGGCGTGCTGCGCGATCCGCAATCGCGCGGCGGATCGACGCGCCTGCACGACGACGTCCGCGCGGGCGACACGCTGTCGATCAGCGCGCCGCGCAATCACTTCGCGCTGCACCGTGGCCCCGAGCGGTCGCTGCTGTTCGCGGGCGGCATCGGCATCACGCCGATCCTCTGCATGGCGCAGCAACTGGCGCGCGAGCACCGCCCGTTCGATCTGCACTACTGCGGCCGCTCGCTGTCGCGCATGGCATTCGTCGAACACGTGCAGCAACTGTCGTCCACGGACGATCCGCACGCCCGCGTGCAGATTCATGTCGACGACGGTCCTGACGGGCAGCACCTCGATGCGCACGCCGCGATCGGCGCACCGTCGGCCGACAAGCATCTGTACGTGTGCGGGCCGACGGGTTTCATGGATCACGTCCTGCAGACCGCGCGCGCGCTCGGCTGGGACGACGCGCATCTGCATCGTGAATATTTCGCGGGGCCGCCGGTCGAGCCGTCGGACGAAGACGGCCCGTTCGAGATCGAAATCCGCAGCAGCGGCGAAGTGATCCAGGTGGGTGCCGGCCAGACGGCCGCGCATGCACTGCTGGATGCCGGATTCAACCTGCCGCTGTCGTGCGAGCAAGGCGTGTGCGGTACCTGCATGACGAAGGTGCTGGCCGGCAAGCCGGACCACCGCGACCTGTACCTGACCGACGACGAGAAAGCACGCAACGACAGCTTCATGCCGTGCTGCTCGCGTGCGAAGACTGCACGGCTGGTGCTCGATCTCTGA
- a CDS encoding bacteriohemerythrin translates to MKESEDHRTAARNGYAQSPSDAAGFVWNDDYALGHGPMDDTHHEFVACVNALLTTPDDDLGRALDAFAAHAHSHFGDEDTAMRETAYGSAGCHIDEHAAVLQSTGEVRAALAEGRPQVVRAFARALAGWFPEHVRVMDQGLARWLVQQQLGASPVVIRRRLPVAA, encoded by the coding sequence ATGAAAGAGTCAGAAGATCACCGGACCGCTGCCCGGAACGGGTATGCACAGTCGCCATCGGACGCTGCCGGTTTCGTCTGGAACGACGACTACGCGCTCGGTCACGGTCCGATGGACGACACCCATCACGAATTCGTCGCGTGCGTGAACGCGCTGCTCACGACGCCGGACGACGACCTCGGGCGCGCGCTCGACGCATTTGCCGCGCACGCACACAGCCATTTCGGCGACGAGGACACCGCGATGCGCGAGACGGCTTACGGCTCCGCCGGCTGCCATATCGACGAGCACGCGGCCGTGCTGCAGTCGACCGGCGAGGTGCGCGCCGCGCTGGCCGAAGGCCGGCCGCAGGTCGTCCGTGCATTCGCCCGCGCATTGGCCGGATGGTTTCCCGAGCACGTACGCGTCATGGACCAGGGTCTCGCGCGCTGGCTCGTCCAGCAACAACTGGGCGCGTCGCCGGTGGTCATCCGGCGCCGCCTTCCCGTCGCGGCCTGA
- a CDS encoding Rieske 2Fe-2S domain-containing protein — protein sequence MLTKQDNELMCRTGPGTAMGNAMRRFWLPVIQSSDLPQPNGDPETIELLGQRFVVWRDRDGRPGLYDEGCLHRGASMQLARADGDGLRCIYHGWKFAVDGTVLETPNVPDPKFKSRIRGRTYPVREAGGLMWAYLGPEGKAPPFPHRAFMDQSDAHRINVCAIVNCNFVQVIEGLVDSSHLTVLHSSALAQTNASDLDYAGKITHMQFDAAPTIEADETDFGFHYVAIRQAGDNRIARVTSFIAPSFIANANGDVWLAAVPINDERCYFFHVWWDAEKPVGEEPLRSAQLKFVGLDEPTLRKYGMTLDTCDSPAAMSFVNGYRQDRRAQRDGHFTGFDGITQEDAACSISSGAIRDRSQEMLSTADLAISRLHRTLLACARAERDQQDIPALRAESGGAIGVSGEIGPGEDWRRLVPHHRIVSSAGTRTQRNA from the coding sequence ATGCTGACCAAGCAGGACAATGAACTGATGTGCCGCACGGGCCCGGGCACCGCGATGGGCAACGCGATGCGCCGCTTCTGGCTGCCGGTGATCCAGTCGTCGGACCTTCCGCAGCCGAACGGCGATCCGGAAACGATCGAGCTGCTCGGGCAGCGGTTCGTGGTCTGGCGCGACCGCGATGGCCGGCCCGGCCTCTACGACGAGGGCTGCCTGCACCGCGGCGCGTCGATGCAGCTCGCCCGCGCGGACGGCGACGGCTTGCGCTGCATCTATCACGGCTGGAAATTCGCGGTGGACGGCACGGTGCTCGAAACGCCGAATGTCCCCGATCCGAAGTTCAAGAGCCGCATTCGCGGCCGCACGTATCCGGTGCGCGAGGCGGGCGGCCTGATGTGGGCGTACCTCGGTCCCGAAGGCAAGGCGCCGCCGTTCCCGCACCGCGCGTTCATGGACCAGTCCGATGCTCACCGCATCAACGTGTGCGCGATCGTCAACTGCAACTTCGTGCAGGTGATCGAAGGTCTCGTCGATTCGTCGCACCTGACCGTGCTGCACAGCTCCGCGCTCGCGCAGACCAACGCGTCCGACCTCGACTACGCGGGGAAGATCACGCACATGCAGTTCGACGCCGCCCCGACGATCGAAGCGGACGAGACGGATTTCGGCTTTCACTATGTCGCGATCCGCCAGGCCGGCGACAACCGCATCGCGCGCGTCACGTCATTCATCGCGCCGAGCTTCATTGCGAACGCGAACGGCGACGTCTGGCTCGCGGCGGTGCCGATCAACGACGAGCGCTGCTACTTCTTCCACGTGTGGTGGGATGCGGAGAAGCCGGTCGGCGAAGAACCGCTGCGCAGCGCGCAGCTCAAGTTCGTCGGTCTCGACGAGCCGACGCTGCGCAAGTACGGGATGACGCTCGACACCTGCGATTCGCCGGCGGCCATGTCGTTCGTCAACGGCTATCGGCAGGATCGCCGGGCCCAGCGCGACGGCCACTTCACCGGATTCGACGGCATCACGCAGGAAGACGCCGCGTGCAGCATTTCGAGCGGCGCGATCCGCGACCGGTCGCAGGAAATGCTGTCGACCGCCGATCTTGCGATCAGCCGCCTTCACCGCACATTGCTTGCATGCGCTCGTGCCGAGCGCGATCAGCAGGACATCCCGGCGCTGCGGGCGGAATCGGGCGGCGCCATCGGCGTATCCGGCGAGATCGGCCCGGGCGAAGACTGGCGTCGGCTGGTGCCGCATCACCGGATCGTGTCGTCGGCCGGCACACGCACGCAGCGCAATGCATGA